ATCCCTGCGGCATCGGCTTCATAATACTGGCGAATGACTTGCCCAGCGACGGGAAGCGGAATTGCACCCTTAACTGTACTGGCATCTGGCCCTGTGCTTGCGTGTGTCTCGGTCAAACCCGTTGCGAAAGCATCCAAGGTTTCTGCGCTTGCAAGCAGCAAGGCAGTTTGAACCGGGTCTTCCAAAAAGCGCTGTGGTAAATCTGTGCGGTCCGAAATGGCGGCGCTAAGTGCGGCGCGTGCTTCTTGTGCGCCGTCTAGCCCGTCTTCCAATACCGTCAAAGCATCTGATTGCAGTCCCCGAAGTAGCGCGACTTCTTCAAGTTGTTCACGCAACGCAGTCACTTCATCCTGCAACGCCGGTGTGACGTCAGCCAGCATCATACCAGAACGTGCTGTTCCTGTCGGCCCACTGGGGTGCAACAACAAGATCGGCGCAGGTGCGCGGCCCATCGTTTGCAGGACGGCCAGCAACCGCGCGACCTCATCCGAACGGGTGGCAAGATCAGTCTCTAACGTGCGCTGCCGTATCGCCGCGCGACGAAGCCCGTCACGCAGTGCCGACAATCCGTCTTCGTAGGCTCGTACCGTTTGCGTCAACGCCGCGACACGATCAGAACGCCCGTTTGCCGCTTCCAAAATGCCACGCGCTTCTTGCAGCCGCTCTGACGCCGCCAAAGCCGCCTCGCCTGGCGTTTGCGCCAGAACGGGCGCGGCAAGCAGCGCCATTATGAATGCGAGTGCTTTCACTTAATCAGACTCTTACCTGTCATCTCTGGCGGTAGATCCAACCCCATCAAATCAAGCAAGGATGGCGCTAAGTCCGCCAAACGACCGTTCCGCAAATTTGCCCCTTCAGGCCCGCCAACAAGCGCGACTGGAACCGGATTGGTCGTATGTGCCGTGTGCGGCCCACCAGTTTCCGGATCAACCATCGTCTCGCAATTGCCGTGGTCCGCCGTAACGATCATAGCGCCGCCAACAGTCTCTAACGCAGCCAAAACACGGCCCAAACCTGCATCAACCGCTTCGCAGGCCTTCACCGCAGCGGCGATGTCACCCGTATGCCCGACCATGTCAGGATTGGCGTAATTGCAGATGATTAGGTCATACCCATCCTTGATGGCACCAACGAACGCATCCGTCACTTCGGCGGCAGACATTTCTGGCTGTAAATCATAGGTCGCGACCTTCGGGGACGGTGCAAGATAACGATCCTCGCCCACTTCAGGCGCTTCAACGCCGCCATTCATGAAAAACGTAACATGCGGGTACTTCTCGGTTTCAGCGACGCGAAACTGACGGAGCCCTTTGGCCGCAACCCACGCGCCGAGCGTATTCTTGATCTCTTGCTTTGGGTAGCACGTGGTCATGTAGGCATCATGGCCGGTCGAATAATTCACCATTCCAAGCAGTGACAAATCGGGGCGTCCAGCAACATCAAACCCGTCAAAGCTGGGCGCGCCCAACGCGCTGAGGATTTCACGCGCGCGGTCAGCGCGGAAGTTCAGACAGAACACGCCGTCACCGTCGCTCATTCCAGCGTAGTCGCCAAGCACGGTTGCAGGCACAAATTCGTCCGTCACGTCCGCGGCGTACGCATCCTCGATGACACGCACAGCGTCAGACCCCTTCGGCCCTGTGCCTTCGACGATTGCGCGGTAGGCCGTTTCGACCCGTTCCCAGCGATTGTCACGATCCATCGCATAGTATCGCCCCGTCACAGAACCAATCGTCACACCATTGGGCATTTGTTCGGTCAACGCTTTCAGGAACTCCGCACCAGACTTTGGCGCAACATCACGCCCGTCTGTGATCGCGTGCAGGACAACAGACACACCACGATCCACAAGCGCCTTAAGTGCCGCCTGAATGTGAACGATGTGACCATGAACGCCGCCATCGCTGACCAGCCCCAAAACATGGGCCGTCCCGCCGCTCTCCTTAATGCGATCCGCAAAAGCCACGAGCGCCTCGTTCTCAAAAAACGACCCATCTTCAATCGCCAAATCAATTGCGCCAAGATCCATCGCAACGACACGGCCAGCCCCGATGTTCGTGTGTCCAACTTCAGAATTACCCATTTGCCCGCGCGGAAGGCCGACATCTGGTCCATGCGTGATAAGTTCAGCGGTCGGGCCTGACATCACTCGATCATAGTTTGGCGTGTTGGCCAACGCAGGCGCATTGCCAACAGTTTCGGCGCGCTTGCCCCATCCATCAAGAATGCAAAGTACAACAGGTTTCGGCGTGGTCATTTTAGTCCCTCCAAGGCTCAACACCTTCTAGCGGACCTGCACGGAAGGGCAAACCGCCTAAACGCGATGATAGGGCGCGCCAGCAAGAATTGATGCCGCACGATAGAGTTGCTCGGATAGCATCACACGCACCAACATATGCGGCCAAACCATTTTGCCAAAGCTGAGCGATGCATCGCACTTGGCGCGTAGGCTTGGGTCAATTCCGTCAGCGCCGCCAATGATAAACGCCAAGTCGCTACGCCCATCATCGCGAAATAGCGCCAGATCATTCGCAAATTCCGGTGATGTTTTGATCTTCCCACGTTCATCCAGCGCAATGATTGCCGCGCCCGTCGGCAAGGCCTTTTCAAGCAGCACGGCCTCCGCTGCCATGCCGCCACCTTTACGGTCTTCAACTTCGCGCACGTCAATTGGCCCGAGGCCAAGCGAGCGGCCCGTGCGGTCAAATCGTTGCAGGTAGTCGTCAATCAATGTGCGTTCCGGTCCAGCCCGAAGGCGGCCTACCACACACAACGTGACACGCATTATTGCGCCTCGACGGTCTCGCCGGGGTTCTGCCACATCTTCTCAAGCTGGTAGAAATCACGCACTTCAGGGCGGAACACATGAACGATCACGTCGCCCGTATCGATCAAAACCCAATCACCCGCGGCGCGGCCTTCGACCTTGGACAAAATGCCGAAGGTTTGCTTCAGACGCTCAGTCAACTTTTCGGCAATGGCTGCAACCTGACGCGAAGAGCGACCGGATGCGATGACCATATGGTCGCCCATCTCAGATTTGCCGCGCAGATCAATCTGTACCACGTCTTCGGCTTTATCGTCATCAAGTGATTTTAGGACGGCTGCCAAAGTGCTGTCTGAAGTAGGCGTTTGCATGGTCATTCTTTTTTGAACTCGTCAGCGGCAGGGAACCCTACCTAGGAAGTGTGAGACTGCGCAGTGCCCGTCAATGGGTGCGCCGTCAATCCCCCTAAAGGAGGCATACCCTAACGTAGCAATGACCAAGCCGCTTTTCAACGCACAGAAAGGTTAGCCGCCGCATTGCGGTAATTCTGCCAGTTTGCGTTGATATCGTTCAATCCAATGCCTTTCTGTCACCTTTCGGCGCATAGTTGATCTCTGACCCTTCGATCATCTTCACTTCGCGCTGTGGGAACGGGATCGAAATCCCGTTGTCGGCGAACGCATCCCACAGAGCCAAATAAACATTGCCGCGAATGTTCGTCAGCCCGCCGGTTGGATCTTTGATCCAGAACCGAAGGATGTAATCCACCGACGAGTCCCCAAATCCGACGATGTGGCAAACAGGAGGGCGGAACTCCAACACTCGGTCCACGCTTGCTGCGGCTTCGATCGCGAGCCTGCGCACCTCACGCGGGTTGTCGCCATAGGCCGTGCCGAAGTTGATATCCAAACGCACGAAGTCATTCGAGTGGGACCAGTTGACCACTTGGGTCGTGATCAAATCTTCGTTTGGAATAAGATATTCGCGACCGTCACGCGTGGTGATGGAGACGTAACGCGCACCCAATGAATTAATCCAACCAAACGTCTCACCAACGGTGATAACGTCCCCGGGCTTAATCGACTTATCGAGTAGAATGATGATGCCGGAAACAAGGTTGGACACGACCTTTTGCAAACCAAAACCAAGGCCGACACCAATCGCACCTGACAGAACCGCCAACCCCGTAAGGTCAAACCCAACAGAGCGAAGCCCCATAAAGAACGCAGCGCCAAACAGAACCACCTGCAGGAACTTAACCATAAGGACTTGCATCGACGGGCTGATATCGTCGTTGCGTTTGATCTGGGCTGAACAGGTTCGCGACAGGAACCGCGCAGCGAAAAAGAAAACACTCAGGATGAAGACAGCTTGCAGCACGAGCCAAATCGATAATCGCGTGTCACCCAAGTCGATGGACATAGAATCCAGCAGTTGTTCTGTTTCATCCGTCACGCCAAGGATGCTCAACGTGACCCAAATCCACGCACCATATCTTACGATCAGCCGCATCAACGGGTTCTTAATTAGACGTGTAGCCAAAGTTACAAACAGCCATGCCGTTCCAAGTGTCGCAATGATCCCCAGAAGGTAAGTGCGCGATGGCCAGTGAAAGCTAAGCGGGGCGGGCCATGTAAATTCGCGCATTACAAAAAGCACGATCCAAATCAGCGCAACAAAAGCGATTCCACCTAGCCGCTTATGGATGACAAGCAGCCAACGAAGCCTCCATTTGGGCCATCCTTCGCGGGTACGCATCCATTCGCGCAAACGGGGTGCAAGCAGCTTTCGAATAAGCAACGACAAAAGCAATAAAGCCAGCGCAATGAGGACCTGATACAAGTTCCACGTCCGAAACAGAGACGCCACAAATGTTTCGCCTTGTGAGAATAAGGACTGACTAACTTCTGATATCTCTTGAAGTGCCGGTGACGGAGGCGCTGCCGTAGGATCAAGCCCTCCTGCGGAGGGGTCGTCTGGAATGCCGTCAGGCGTAGTTGTATCGAGGTGTGCTACCATGAAATGAGTGTGGCACGGCAGCTAATAGGCCTTCAAGCAGCGACATGCGCAGGCGTATCTCAGGTGGATCACCCTTGCGAGAGCCGCCTTGCGTGTATATCTGCACCTTATGACCCAAGTTTTTGACATGGATGACCGCGCGCGCCTGCCATGGCGCTTTTATGGTGCAACGCGCACCATACTCGCACATCTATGATCGCTTGCACGTCTTGGCGTGCCTGAACCATTCCCCACAACAAACAGAACGGGAGAGGACATATGTCCCCCAAAACGCTTTACGATAAAATCTGGGATGCTCATGTAGCGGATGAATCTGCTGATGGCACCTGCCTGCTGTATATTGACCGTCATCTCGTACACGAAGTGACGTCCCCGCAAGCCTTTGAAGGCCTGCGTATGACGGGCCGCAGCGTGCGTGCGCCTGACAAAACGATTGCTGTTCCGGATCACAACGTTCCGACAACGCTAGACCGTGCAAACGCTGAAACAATGACGGAAGATTCCCGCATTCAAGTCGAAGCACTCGACACGAACGCCAAGGAATTCGGCATTCACTACTACCCCGTGTCTGACGTACGCCAAGGCATCGTGCACATCGTTGGACCCGAGCAAGGCTGGACCCTTCCAGGTATGACTGTTGTTTGTGGTGACAGCCACACGGCAACACACGGCGCATTTGGTGCGTTGGCCCACGGTATCGGTACATCCGAAGTTGAACATGTTCTGGCGACGCAGACGCTGATCCAGAAGAAGTCCAAGAACATGAAGGTTGAGATCACAGGCCACCTGCGCCCCGGCGTCACGGCCAAGGACATCACGATGTCTGTGATTGGCGAAACTGGAACCGCTGGTGGTACTGGCTACGTCATCGAATATTGCGGCACCGCGATCGAAGACCTGTCCATGGAAGGTCGCATGACCGTCTGCAACATGGCAATTGAAGGCGGCGCACGCGCTGGTCTGATCGCGCCAGACGCGAAAACATACGCCTACTGCAAAGGCCGCCCACAAGCACCGACAGGCGCTGAGTGGGACAAGGCCCAAGCATATTGGGAAACGCTGTATTCTGACGATGATGCCGCTTGGGATCTTGTTGTGACCCTGAAAGGCGAAGACATTGCGCCGTCCGTCACTTGGGGCACGTCCCCTGAAGACGTTCTACCGATTGACGCTGTCGTTCCTGATCCAGCGTCCTTCAAGGGCGGTAAAGTCGATGCGGCTGCACGTTCTATCGAATACATGGGCCTGACCGCTGGTCAGAAACTGACCGACATCGAAATCGACACGGTCTTCATCGGGTCTTGTACTAACGGTCGCATCGAAGACCTGCGCGCGGCTGCTGCGATCTTGAAGGGCAAAAAGGTCAAAGACGGAATGCGGGCAATGGTTGTTCCGGGTTCTGGCCTTGTGCGTGCGCAAGCCGAAGAAGAGGGCCTCGCGCAGATCTTTAAGGATGCTGGTTTCGAATGGCGCATGGCTGGGTGCTCAATGTGCCTTGCGATGAACCCTGATCAGTTGG
This Octadecabacter temperatus DNA region includes the following protein-coding sequences:
- the rsfS gene encoding ribosome silencing factor yields the protein MTMQTPTSDSTLAAVLKSLDDDKAEDVVQIDLRGKSEMGDHMVIASGRSSRQVAAIAEKLTERLKQTFGILSKVEGRAAGDWVLIDTGDVIVHVFRPEVRDFYQLEKMWQNPGETVEAQ
- the rlmH gene encoding 23S rRNA (pseudouridine(1915)-N(3))-methyltransferase RlmH; protein product: MRVTLCVVGRLRAGPERTLIDDYLQRFDRTGRSLGLGPIDVREVEDRKGGGMAAEAVLLEKALPTGAAIIALDERGKIKTSPEFANDLALFRDDGRSDLAFIIGGADGIDPSLRAKCDASLSFGKMVWPHMLVRVMLSEQLYRAASILAGAPYHRV
- the leuC gene encoding 3-isopropylmalate dehydratase large subunit, whose product is MSPKTLYDKIWDAHVADESADGTCLLYIDRHLVHEVTSPQAFEGLRMTGRSVRAPDKTIAVPDHNVPTTLDRANAETMTEDSRIQVEALDTNAKEFGIHYYPVSDVRQGIVHIVGPEQGWTLPGMTVVCGDSHTATHGAFGALAHGIGTSEVEHVLATQTLIQKKSKNMKVEITGHLRPGVTAKDITMSVIGETGTAGGTGYVIEYCGTAIEDLSMEGRMTVCNMAIEGGARAGLIAPDAKTYAYCKGRPQAPTGAEWDKAQAYWETLYSDDDAAWDLVVTLKGEDIAPSVTWGTSPEDVLPIDAVVPDPASFKGGKVDAAARSIEYMGLTAGQKLTDIEIDTVFIGSCTNGRIEDLRAAAAILKGKKVKDGMRAMVVPGSGLVRAQAEEEGLAQIFKDAGFEWRMAGCSMCLAMNPDQLAEGERCASTSNRNFEGRQGYKGRTHLVSPGMAAAAAITGHLTDVRELM
- a CDS encoding murein hydrolase activator EnvC family protein, with translation MKALAFIMALLAAPVLAQTPGEAALAASERLQEARGILEAANGRSDRVAALTQTVRAYEDGLSALRDGLRRAAIRQRTLETDLATRSDEVARLLAVLQTMGRAPAPILLLHPSGPTGTARSGMMLADVTPALQDEVTALREQLEEVALLRGLQSDALTVLEDGLDGAQEARAALSAAISDRTDLPQRFLEDPVQTALLLASAETLDAFATGLTETHASTGPDASTVKGAIPLPVAGQVIRQYYEADAAGIERPGILIATQQRALVTTPVSATIRYAGPLLDYGTVVILEPAADTLWVIAGLAEAFGEVGQILPDGTPIGLMGGNITDAQGILNESAQGSAGERTETLYLEVRDGQSAVNPAEWFALQ
- the gpmI gene encoding 2,3-bisphosphoglycerate-independent phosphoglycerate mutase; the protein is MTTPKPVVLCILDGWGKRAETVGNAPALANTPNYDRVMSGPTAELITHGPDVGLPRGQMGNSEVGHTNIGAGRVVAMDLGAIDLAIEDGSFFENEALVAFADRIKESGGTAHVLGLVSDGGVHGHIVHIQAALKALVDRGVSVVLHAITDGRDVAPKSGAEFLKALTEQMPNGVTIGSVTGRYYAMDRDNRWERVETAYRAIVEGTGPKGSDAVRVIEDAYAADVTDEFVPATVLGDYAGMSDGDGVFCLNFRADRAREILSALGAPSFDGFDVAGRPDLSLLGMVNYSTGHDAYMTTCYPKQEIKNTLGAWVAAKGLRQFRVAETEKYPHVTFFMNGGVEAPEVGEDRYLAPSPKVATYDLQPEMSAAEVTDAFVGAIKDGYDLIICNYANPDMVGHTGDIAAAVKACEAVDAGLGRVLAALETVGGAMIVTADHGNCETMVDPETGGPHTAHTTNPVPVALVGGPEGANLRNGRLADLAPSLLDLMGLDLPPEMTGKSLIK
- a CDS encoding mechanosensitive ion channel family protein, which produces MVAHLDTTTPDGIPDDPSAGGLDPTAAPPSPALQEISEVSQSLFSQGETFVASLFRTWNLYQVLIALALLLLSLLIRKLLAPRLREWMRTREGWPKWRLRWLLVIHKRLGGIAFVALIWIVLFVMREFTWPAPLSFHWPSRTYLLGIIATLGTAWLFVTLATRLIKNPLMRLIVRYGAWIWVTLSILGVTDETEQLLDSMSIDLGDTRLSIWLVLQAVFILSVFFFAARFLSRTCSAQIKRNDDISPSMQVLMVKFLQVVLFGAAFFMGLRSVGFDLTGLAVLSGAIGVGLGFGLQKVVSNLVSGIIILLDKSIKPGDVITVGETFGWINSLGARYVSITTRDGREYLIPNEDLITTQVVNWSHSNDFVRLDINFGTAYGDNPREVRRLAIEAAASVDRVLEFRPPVCHIVGFGDSSVDYILRFWIKDPTGGLTNIRGNVYLALWDAFADNGISIPFPQREVKMIEGSEINYAPKGDRKALD